A segment of the Synechococcus sp. CBW1002 genome:
ATCCCCAGGTTGACTGCCTGGATCTTGATAGTCCGAGCCGGCAAGCTCTGTCATCAATGATTGTGCCGCAAGCTCGCAGGCCCTGATCTTCTCTGAATAGGTGTCAAAGAGCTCAACTGCGATCTTCAAAGAGAACAAGTGATCGTCTTGGTAGTTCCCCTCAAGAGCAGCCGCAATTGTTGCCGCGCTCTCCTTGCAGCGTCTGTCTCGGAGAGAAGCGAGTCTTTCGGGGTCCCTCTCACCTGAAAGTATGGCATCGATGATTCGCCTACCGGTTAGTCCGCTGATATCTCTGACAACATGATGAAGCTGAAGATTCATAAGCATCAGCGCCTTCTGGATGTGTTGCTGATGAGACGAGCGGTATCGAACAAGTTGATCACGCTGCCGCAGATATGAGCGTAGTTCTGTGATTTTTTGGTCTGGACGAAAGCTTGCTCTCACCAGGCCGTAGCTGTGGAGCTGCTGAAGCCATTGTGCATCGTTGATATCCGTCTTGCGGCCCGGAACATTCTTGGCGTGCCTGGCATTAACAAGAAAGACGTCAATGCCTTTGCCAGAGAGAATCTCGTAAAGCGGAACCCAGTAGATTCCAGTGGACTCCATGGCAATGGTGCTAATTCCAACTGCCAGCAGCCATTCGGCGAGTGCGATTAGATCCTTTGTGAAGCTTGAAAACTTGCGGACGGGATTCGGATCAAGCTCGACAGGAACAGCAACAACGTGGAATCTACTGCCGACATCAATTCCAGCGGAACGAGGGTTAATGACTTTCA
Coding sequences within it:
- a CDS encoding IS110 family transposase, whose translation is MGEPISAGKRRARLKVINPRSAGIDVGSRFHVVAVPVELDPNPVRKFSSFTKDLIALAEWLLAVGISTIAMESTGIYWVPLYEILSGKGIDVFLVNARHAKNVPGRKTDINDAQWLQQLHSYGLVRASFRPDQKITELRSYLRQRDQLVRYRSSHQQHIQKALMLMNLQLHHVVRDISGLTGRRIIDAILSGERDPERLASLRDRRCKESAATIAAALEGNYQDDHLFSLKIAVELFDTYSEKIRACELAAQSLMTELAGSDYQDPGSQPGDWKICGHGFAFNPTHLIQALSGHNLLRLPGLGPTTVLTLISECGLDMKRWPSAQHFVSWLGLSPQNRISGGKVLSSRTRQDTTRAGSAFWMAAVPLGRTNTALGAFQRRLAARAGKSKALIATARKLAILYYKTLRDGLVYQDPGAAAYQEESRDRQIRGLQRRAIALGFQLVASA